One Polynucleobacter sp. MG-5-Ahmo-C2 genomic window carries:
- a CDS encoding patatin-like phospholipase family protein: MEPNSPERRRLMGLGIGIGALIGTTGLSSCSLIGNKKPVLGLVLGAGAARGFAHVGAIKALEAQGIRPDIVVGSSAGSVIAALLASGATGNELNRLALNLDEATIADWDLPFVGRFGGLIKGDALQNMVNREVQNKTIEQMRIPLGIVATELQSGKGVMFRSGNTGQAVRASCSVPGVFQPTVIGGKEYVDGGLVAPVPVSFARQMGATIVIAVNISSEPVHQDASGTFGVLQQTISIMQRSINQYELKSADIVITPQLKQMSGGDFKSRNAAILAGEAAAQEQMVLIKEKLKG, from the coding sequence ATGGAGCCAAACTCCCCAGAGCGCCGTCGCCTAATGGGTCTGGGTATAGGTATTGGCGCTCTGATTGGAACAACAGGCCTCTCCTCATGCAGCCTCATTGGAAACAAAAAGCCAGTGCTTGGATTAGTGCTGGGCGCAGGAGCGGCAAGGGGTTTTGCCCATGTGGGCGCCATTAAGGCCCTCGAGGCTCAGGGTATTCGACCCGATATCGTCGTTGGCAGCAGTGCTGGTAGCGTGATTGCCGCCCTTCTGGCTTCAGGCGCTACCGGTAACGAACTCAATCGCCTCGCCTTAAATTTGGATGAGGCCACGATTGCTGACTGGGACTTACCGTTTGTTGGGCGTTTTGGAGGTCTCATCAAAGGGGATGCCTTGCAAAACATGGTCAATCGAGAAGTACAAAACAAAACTATTGAGCAAATGCGCATTCCACTCGGAATTGTTGCCACTGAGTTGCAATCAGGCAAAGGGGTAATGTTTAGAAGTGGCAATACTGGCCAGGCTGTTCGGGCATCGTGCAGCGTACCTGGCGTCTTTCAACCTACTGTAATTGGTGGAAAAGAATATGTTGATGGTGGATTAGTGGCACCAGTACCGGTCAGTTTCGCAAGACAGATGGGTGCAACCATCGTCATCGCGGTCAACATTTCTTCTGAGCCAGTGCATCAAGATGCCAGCGGTACCTTTGGCGTCTTGCAACAAACCATTTCCATTATGCAAAGAAGTATTAACCAATATGAATTGAAGAGCGCTGACATTGTGATTACCCCTCAACTCAAGCAAATGAGCGGCGGTGATTTCAAATCCAGAAATGCAGCCATTCTTGCTGGAGAGGCTGCAGCGCAGGAGCAAATGGTTTTAATTAAGGAAAAGCTAAAGGGCTAG
- a CDS encoding pseudouridine synthase, translated as MTSSNENDSSPVVNSSATPPNSDAVPSNTDGPKTEGGERGERRPRRQGAGGSKHPFNKKRPFNKDRPRRAGGESNGPREGGNSQGNQAAKLAPNPAESEALFASVVSGEFDAALDAPEALEVKNPDGVNESDISHQTGAERRAQRAQGSREDEDPDAPTEEEMSSLQFANVDDLPLSLRDEVWSDLDGLDDDADDEDTVKLHKVLADVGMGSRRDMEDLIIQGRVSVNGLPAHIGQRIGPTDQVRINGKPVHRKIQTKPPRVIMYHKPAGEIVSQSDPEGRPTVFDRLPKPRQGRWIAVGRLDFNTEGLLLFTTSGELANRLMHPRYGVEREYAVRILGELSQENTAQLKSGITLDDGQAKFLRLAMGGGDGANRWYHVALSEGRNREVRRMFEAVGHTVSRLIRTRYGIFLLPPRLRRGKWEEIEAGGIYNLMKSAGLKMPQPQDKGRGPNPNNRDRRPTGEDFQPDPMQTSVSYWGSRDALTLASGHNGLTHQGRGGKPGGGGTSAEGRGPFRGRTQGGRPGQGGGQPGQGGQGGNGQGQNRNKGKKVHHGQSAFVTGSPQTPGNGPKRGAPKGRKPFNKGPRKPRNPGESF; from the coding sequence ATGACAAGCTCTAACGAAAACGATTCATCCCCGGTAGTAAATTCATCGGCAACTCCCCCCAATTCAGATGCTGTGCCATCAAATACTGATGGCCCTAAGACTGAAGGTGGCGAGCGTGGAGAGCGTCGCCCCCGTCGTCAAGGTGCAGGCGGCAGTAAACACCCTTTTAATAAGAAGCGCCCTTTCAATAAGGATCGGCCTCGTCGCGCAGGCGGTGAAAGCAATGGCCCGCGTGAGGGTGGCAATAGTCAAGGCAATCAAGCTGCCAAATTAGCCCCAAATCCAGCAGAAAGCGAAGCCTTATTTGCTTCAGTAGTTTCTGGTGAATTTGATGCAGCTTTGGATGCTCCTGAAGCCTTGGAGGTAAAAAATCCTGATGGTGTGAATGAGAGTGATATCTCTCACCAAACTGGCGCAGAACGTCGTGCGCAACGCGCACAAGGTTCGCGTGAAGATGAAGATCCTGACGCGCCAACAGAAGAAGAAATGAGTAGCCTGCAGTTTGCGAACGTTGATGATTTACCACTCAGTTTGCGTGATGAAGTTTGGTCTGACCTCGATGGTTTAGATGATGATGCTGATGATGAAGATACCGTTAAGTTGCATAAGGTATTAGCTGACGTTGGCATGGGATCCCGTCGCGATATGGAAGATTTGATTATTCAAGGGCGAGTATCGGTTAACGGATTGCCTGCGCATATTGGTCAACGGATTGGACCAACTGATCAAGTTCGTATTAATGGCAAGCCAGTGCATCGCAAAATTCAGACTAAGCCACCGCGTGTGATCATGTATCACAAGCCTGCTGGCGAAATCGTGAGTCAGTCCGATCCTGAAGGTCGCCCAACTGTATTTGATCGCTTGCCAAAGCCGCGCCAGGGCCGTTGGATTGCAGTAGGTCGCTTAGACTTCAATACTGAAGGCTTGTTGTTATTCACTACTTCTGGCGAGTTAGCAAATCGCTTAATGCATCCCCGCTATGGTGTTGAACGTGAATACGCAGTGCGTATCTTGGGTGAGTTGAGTCAAGAAAACACAGCGCAACTAAAGAGCGGTATTACGCTTGATGATGGCCAAGCTAAATTCTTACGCCTAGCAATGGGTGGTGGTGACGGTGCTAACCGTTGGTATCACGTTGCATTAAGTGAGGGTCGTAATCGCGAGGTGCGTCGGATGTTTGAAGCGGTTGGTCATACAGTATCTCGCTTAATCCGAACTCGTTATGGCATTTTCTTATTACCTCCACGCTTAAGGCGGGGGAAATGGGAGGAGATTGAGGCCGGCGGTATCTATAACTTGATGAAGTCTGCAGGCTTAAAAATGCCGCAGCCGCAAGATAAGGGTCGTGGCCCTAATCCAAATAATCGCGATCGTCGTCCTACGGGAGAAGATTTCCAGCCTGATCCAATGCAAACCTCGGTTTCTTACTGGGGTTCTCGCGATGCCTTAACCCTTGCTAGTGGCCATAACGGCCTAACGCATCAGGGTAGAGGCGGTAAACCGGGCGGTGGCGGTACTTCTGCTGAGGGGCGCGGTCCTTTCCGGGGTCGCACCCAAGGTGGTAGGCCTGGTCAGGGTGGCGGTCAGCCCGGACAAGGTGGTCAGGGTGGAAATGGTCAAGGCCAGAACCGCAACAAGGGCAAAAAAGTACATCATGGCCAGTCTGCCTTTGTAACTGGAAGCCCTCAAACTCCTGGGAATGGACCTAAACGGGGCGCGCCAAAAGGGCGAAAACCTTTTAACAAAGGCCCTAGAAAACCCCGTAATCCAGGCGAAAGCTTCTGA
- a CDS encoding ABC transporter ATP-binding protein has product MSLLRYEDLCISFGSGRREKFAVNHLDLEIGIGERVALVGESGSGKTLTALAPLRLEPEGAKVSGKILWNRRDGQGTVDLLAMPIQDIREIRGREIAMVFQEPMTALNPLFTVGNQIIEAVQIYQPLISKSECIDAAIDLLRKTGIPEPERRFHSYPHQLSGGQRQRAMIAMALACKPRLLIADEPTTALDVSLRLQILDLLKELQEESKDQGGMGILLITHDLNLVKYFAQRVAVLNQGNLMESGSTKQVFTQPSDPYTKALVNSKPVRNLAPLMPLAPVLLKTEDLSVAYPSSETGSWFKKAPPHQVLKKVNFSLKQGQTIGVIGESGSGKTTLGMAVLGLLGDSAALVSGEVDVLGSNWQQLKPVERRAMRASLQVIFQDPFGSLSPRMNVMQIVAEGLDIHFPKLSATERENRVVDILKEVGIDRSALTRYPHEFSGGQRQRIAIARALILRPQILVLDEPTSALDVSIQKQVLALLAELQKKYNLAYLMISHDLAVIRAMSHEVMVLKDGKVVEFGDTETLIQHPSQTYTRELFAAAELT; this is encoded by the coding sequence ATGAGTTTGCTGCGTTACGAAGATCTTTGCATTTCATTTGGATCGGGGCGCCGTGAAAAGTTTGCCGTGAATCATCTCGATTTAGAGATTGGTATTGGCGAGCGCGTTGCTCTCGTTGGCGAGTCTGGCTCTGGCAAAACCTTAACTGCACTTGCACCATTACGTTTAGAGCCAGAAGGGGCCAAAGTATCTGGGAAGATATTGTGGAATCGAAGGGATGGGCAGGGCACAGTGGATTTACTTGCAATGCCGATACAAGATATCCGTGAAATCCGGGGCCGAGAAATTGCAATGGTGTTTCAGGAGCCAATGACTGCGTTAAATCCATTGTTTACTGTCGGCAATCAAATTATTGAAGCAGTGCAAATTTATCAACCCTTGATTTCTAAATCTGAGTGTATCGATGCGGCGATTGATTTACTCAGAAAGACTGGCATCCCTGAGCCAGAGCGTCGTTTTCATTCCTATCCCCATCAACTCTCAGGCGGCCAAAGACAGCGCGCCATGATTGCGATGGCATTGGCATGTAAGCCCCGCCTTTTAATTGCCGATGAGCCAACTACCGCGCTAGATGTCAGTTTGCGTTTGCAGATTTTGGATTTACTCAAGGAGCTCCAAGAGGAATCTAAAGATCAAGGGGGTATGGGTATTTTATTGATCACGCATGATCTGAATTTAGTAAAATACTTTGCCCAGCGTGTAGCAGTTTTAAACCAAGGCAACTTAATGGAGTCAGGGTCAACTAAACAGGTTTTTACTCAACCAAGCGACCCTTATACAAAGGCACTCGTTAATAGCAAGCCTGTTCGTAACTTAGCTCCTCTCATGCCGCTAGCCCCAGTGCTTCTCAAGACAGAAGATTTATCGGTAGCGTATCCAAGCTCTGAAACCGGCTCATGGTTTAAAAAAGCGCCACCCCATCAAGTATTAAAAAAGGTGAACTTCTCTTTAAAGCAGGGGCAAACGATCGGTGTGATTGGCGAATCAGGTTCTGGCAAGACCACGCTTGGTATGGCAGTGTTGGGTTTGCTAGGTGATTCTGCAGCGCTGGTCTCTGGAGAGGTTGATGTTTTAGGGAGTAATTGGCAACAGCTAAAACCAGTAGAGCGCCGTGCAATGCGCGCAAGCTTGCAAGTCATTTTTCAGGATCCATTTGGGTCGTTATCTCCCCGTATGAATGTGATGCAAATTGTGGCCGAGGGATTGGATATTCACTTTCCCAAACTCTCGGCAACTGAACGAGAAAATCGTGTGGTAGATATTTTGAAAGAGGTTGGCATTGATCGCTCAGCACTCACTCGCTACCCACATGAATTCTCTGGCGGACAAAGACAGCGTATTGCAATTGCGAGAGCGCTCATCTTGCGTCCACAAATTTTGGTGCTAGATGAACCCACCTCTGCTTTAGATGTCTCAATACAAAAACAGGTTTTGGCCTTGCTTGCTGAATTACAGAAGAAGTACAACTTGGCCTACCTCATGATTAGTCATGATTTGGCGGTGATAAGGGCAATGTCCCATGAGGTCATGGTGCTCAAGGATGGCAAAGTGGTGGAGTTTGGAGATACTGAAACCTTGATTCAGCACCCAAGTCAGACCTACACACGGGAACTTTTTGCTGCAGCTGAGTTGACTTAA
- the scpB gene encoding SMC-Scp complex subunit ScpB encodes MDDHNKRVIETALLCAQEPLSVADLSRLFVEDITTADIEEALLELQRAWDNKGMELVHIATGWRFQSRLSMREYLDRLTPEKPPKYSRAVMETLAIIAYRQPVTRGEIEEIRGVAVSSNVMKQLEDRGWVEVIGHKETIGRPGLYATTKQFLDDLSLTNLQSLPMLEDAAPMAAAEQLGQAIIQFDADATVETVIINAEDSINEVVEEVTPESEEPSDETK; translated from the coding sequence ATGGACGATCACAACAAGCGCGTTATTGAAACAGCCCTCCTGTGCGCACAGGAACCACTCAGTGTTGCTGATTTGTCTCGCTTGTTTGTTGAGGACATCACCACTGCAGATATCGAGGAGGCATTGCTAGAGTTGCAGCGCGCCTGGGACAACAAAGGAATGGAGTTAGTACATATTGCGACTGGTTGGCGTTTCCAGAGTCGTTTATCAATGCGCGAGTACTTAGACCGTCTCACTCCTGAGAAGCCGCCTAAGTATTCTCGTGCAGTGATGGAGACTCTAGCGATTATTGCTTACCGCCAGCCGGTTACTCGCGGAGAGATTGAAGAGATTCGTGGTGTTGCTGTGAGTAGCAACGTCATGAAGCAGTTGGAAGATCGTGGTTGGGTAGAAGTCATTGGTCATAAAGAAACTATCGGTCGTCCAGGCCTGTATGCCACCACCAAACAATTTCTAGATGACTTGAGTTTGACAAACTTGCAAAGCCTGCCGATGTTGGAGGATGCCGCACCAATGGCTGCTGCAGAGCAGTTAGGTCAAGCAATCATTCAATTTGATGCAGATGCCACTGTAGAAACCGTAATCATCAACGCAGAAGATTCAATCAATGAAGTAGTAGAAGAAGTTACTCCTGAGTCTGAAGAACCATCAGACGAAACAAAATAA
- the nusA gene encoding transcription termination factor NusA encodes MSREVLMLADALAREKNVDQVIVFEALEMALASATKKRYPNEDVDIRVSIDRESGEYETFRRWLVVPNEAGLQEPDKEILQFEAQEQLADMEVGDYIEEQIESLAFGRIGAQAAKQVILQRIRDAEREQILNDYLERGEKVMTGTVKRADKNGLIIESGRVEALLRRDQMIPKENLRSGDRVRAYILKVDREARGPQIELSRTCPDFLIKLFENEVPEMEQGLLEIKGAARDPGIRAKIAVVTYDKRIDPIGTCVGVRGTRVTAVRNEVAGEAVDIVLWSEDPAQFVIGALAPAQVSSIVVDEERHAMDVVVDEENLAIAIGRSGQNVRLASDLTGWQINIMTPEESAEKTEKEASSVRQLFMDKLDVDQEVADILIEEGFNTLEEVAYVPLSEMLEIDSFDEDTVNELRTRARDSLLTMELAKEERIGEVSQDLRSLEGMTTELIAKLADNQVHTRDDLAELAVDELVEATQIDEETAKTLIMKAREHWFTS; translated from the coding sequence ATGAGCCGAGAAGTTCTCATGTTGGCAGACGCCCTAGCGCGTGAAAAGAACGTTGATCAAGTTATTGTGTTCGAGGCGCTAGAAATGGCGTTGGCCTCAGCCACTAAGAAACGTTATCCCAACGAAGATGTGGATATTCGTGTATCGATTGACCGCGAGTCAGGCGAATACGAAACCTTCCGTCGCTGGTTGGTTGTTCCTAATGAAGCTGGTTTGCAAGAGCCTGATAAAGAGATTTTGCAATTTGAAGCTCAAGAACAACTTGCCGATATGGAAGTTGGCGACTACATCGAAGAGCAGATTGAATCCTTAGCATTTGGACGTATTGGTGCGCAAGCTGCCAAGCAAGTGATCTTGCAACGTATTCGTGATGCTGAGCGTGAGCAAATTTTGAACGACTACCTTGAGCGTGGCGAAAAAGTCATGACCGGTACCGTGAAGCGCGCTGATAAGAATGGATTGATCATTGAGTCAGGTCGTGTTGAAGCTTTATTGCGTCGCGATCAAATGATTCCGAAAGAGAACTTGCGTTCCGGTGACCGTGTTCGTGCCTATATCCTGAAAGTGGATCGTGAAGCACGTGGCCCACAGATTGAACTCTCCCGCACTTGCCCAGACTTCTTGATCAAGTTATTTGAGAACGAAGTTCCAGAGATGGAGCAGGGCTTATTAGAGATTAAGGGTGCAGCCCGTGATCCTGGTATTCGTGCCAAGATTGCCGTTGTGACTTACGACAAACGCATTGATCCAATTGGTACTTGCGTTGGTGTACGCGGAACACGTGTTACTGCAGTGCGTAACGAAGTTGCTGGAGAAGCAGTCGATATCGTATTGTGGTCTGAAGATCCAGCGCAGTTTGTGATTGGTGCATTGGCTCCCGCACAAGTTTCTTCAATCGTGGTTGACGAAGAGCGTCATGCGATGGACGTAGTAGTTGATGAAGAGAATTTGGCAATTGCGATTGGCCGTAGCGGACAGAACGTTCGTTTGGCAAGCGATTTGACTGGTTGGCAGATCAACATCATGACTCCAGAAGAGTCTGCTGAGAAAACAGAAAAAGAAGCTTCTTCTGTACGTCAGTTGTTCATGGACAAATTGGATGTTGACCAAGAAGTGGCTGATATTTTGATTGAAGAAGGTTTCAATACATTGGAAGAAGTGGCATACGTGCCATTGTCTGAGATGTTAGAAATTGATTCATTCGATGAAGATACTGTGAATGAGTTGCGTACTCGCGCTCGTGATTCCTTGTTAACTATGGAGTTAGCAAAAGAAGAGCGTATTGGGGAGGTTTCTCAAGATTTACGTTCTTTAGAAGGAATGACAACTGAGTTGATTGCTAAGCTTGCTGACAATCAAGTTCATACCCGTGACGACCTTGCTGAACTAGCTGTTGATGAGCTAGTTGAGGCGACACAAATTGACGAAGAAACTGCGAAAACGCTCATCATGAAAGCGCGCGAACATTGGTTTACTTCATGA
- the rimP gene encoding ribosome maturation factor RimP gives MKDQQVISAELENLGYTLVDIEREAGGLLRVTIENPDYERLITVLDCEKVSHQLSYTLPVENIPYERLEISSPGLDRPVKSAADFERFAEMEVDLKLRVAVGGRKNFRGVLQGLLTGELNSPDAKFGLVFEGADGQPSQLEFSLAEVDKTRLVPVIDFKGRKS, from the coding sequence GTGAAGGATCAGCAGGTTATTTCTGCAGAGCTGGAAAACTTAGGTTACACGTTAGTGGATATCGAGCGTGAAGCCGGTGGTCTGCTGCGCGTCACGATTGAGAACCCCGATTATGAGCGTTTGATTACCGTCCTCGATTGCGAGAAGGTGAGCCATCAATTGAGCTACACCTTGCCAGTTGAGAACATTCCTTATGAGCGCTTGGAGATTTCTTCGCCGGGCTTAGACCGCCCCGTGAAGAGTGCAGCAGATTTTGAGCGTTTTGCTGAAATGGAAGTGGATTTGAAATTGCGTGTTGCCGTTGGCGGCCGTAAAAATTTTCGTGGTGTGTTGCAAGGTTTGCTGACTGGTGAATTGAATTCACCTGATGCGAAATTTGGTTTGGTGTTTGAGGGTGCTGATGGTCAGCCCTCTCAATTGGAGTTTTCTTTAGCCGAGGTCGATAAGACTCGGTTGGTCCCTGTTATTGATTTCAAAGGAAGAAAGTCATGA
- a CDS encoding C40 family peptidase, giving the protein MPLKKALLIKFLRLALGLTVSISTYAVDAPNDAPVEAVVVPKESMFQAGRSYISRVSDRFVDTVSGKSEELINRAMEVIGVRYRWDSELPQSGLDGSSFVGYVFKDKLGFLLPRKSTQMSSVGKPINRDELQPGDLVFFNTMRLTFSHVGIYVGDNKFIHSPSKGTAVRVDDLGSLYWDKRFDGARRLDGSDNLGDAERKELLNEVKNLKRKSRSL; this is encoded by the coding sequence ATGCCTCTAAAAAAAGCGCTACTCATTAAGTTCCTTCGGCTTGCCCTGGGCTTAACTGTTTCCATCTCGACTTATGCAGTCGACGCGCCTAATGACGCCCCTGTTGAAGCGGTGGTGGTGCCTAAGGAAAGCATGTTTCAGGCAGGGCGCTCTTATATCTCACGTGTTTCTGATCGCTTCGTTGATACCGTCTCTGGAAAATCAGAAGAGTTAATTAATCGCGCCATGGAAGTCATTGGCGTACGCTATCGCTGGGATTCTGAGTTACCCCAGTCTGGATTGGATGGCAGTAGTTTTGTTGGCTACGTATTCAAAGACAAGCTCGGGTTTTTGCTGCCACGCAAATCAACACAAATGAGCAGTGTTGGTAAACCGATCAATCGTGATGAGTTGCAGCCCGGTGATCTTGTATTTTTCAATACGATGCGCCTAACCTTTTCACATGTTGGGATCTATGTTGGCGACAACAAATTTATTCACTCTCCCTCCAAGGGAACAGCTGTTCGTGTTGATGATCTTGGAAGTCTCTATTGGGATAAGCGTTTTGATGGCGCACGTCGCTTAGATGGCAGTGATAACTTGGGTGATGCAGAGCGTAAAGAGCTGCTGAATGAAGTCAAAAACCTCAAGCGTAAGTCGCGCAGCCTGTAA